The Thermovenabulum gondwanense genome includes a region encoding these proteins:
- the rplT gene encoding 50S ribosomal protein L20, which yields MPRVKKGVTARRRHKKILKLAKGYFGAKSKRFRIANQAVMKSLMYSYIGRKLKKRDFRKLWITRINAAARTNGLSYSKFINGLKKAGIQINRKILAEMAVNDHKGFTQLVEIAKANLK from the coding sequence ATGCCAAGGGTTAAAAAAGGTGTAACGGCAAGAAGAAGACATAAAAAGATACTAAAACTGGCTAAGGGATATTTTGGAGCTAAAAGCAAGAGATTTAGAATTGCGAACCAGGCTGTCATGAAGTCCCTTATGTATTCTTATATAGGTAGGAAACTAAAGAAGAGGGACTTCAGAAAGCTGTGGATTACCAGAATTAATGCGGCTGCCAGGACAAATGGATTATCCTACAGCAAATTCATAAATGGATTAAAAAAGGCTGGAATTCAAATTAATAGAAAGATACTGGCCGAAATGGCCGTAAATGATCATAAAGGATTTACTCAGCTGGTAGAAATAGCAAAAGCAAATCTAAAATAA
- the rpmI gene encoding 50S ribosomal protein L35 yields MPKIKTHRGAAKRFSLTKSGKIKRAKAYKSHLLTHKSKKRKRNLRKPAFVSSADYKRVKKLIPYK; encoded by the coding sequence ATGCCAAAAATTAAGACTCATAGGGGTGCTGCAAAGAGGTTTAGTTTGACAAAATCGGGGAAGATTAAAAGAGCAAAAGCTTACAAAAGCCATCTGCTTACTCATAAGTCCAAAAAAAGGAAGAGAAATCTCAGAAAGCCTGCTTTTGTTAGCAGTGCCGATTATAAACGCGTAAAGAAATTAATACCCTATAAATAA
- the infC gene encoding translation initiation factor IF-3, translating into MNDITKEKELEVNHEIKAKEVRVIDVDGKQLGIMPIKEALRLAQERQLDLVKVAANAKPPVCKIMDYGKYKYEMSKKEKEARKNQKVINIKEIRMSPSIETHDFMVRVKSALRFLEDGNKVKVTIKFRGREIAHSQIGEEVLKRFAESVKEKGEVEKPPTIEGRNMIMMLAPKQNTLGKE; encoded by the coding sequence GTGAACGATATTACAAAAGAAAAAGAATTAGAAGTAAACCATGAAATAAAAGCAAAAGAAGTAAGGGTAATAGATGTAGATGGGAAACAATTGGGGATAATGCCTATTAAAGAAGCCCTTCGCCTCGCTCAAGAAAGACAGTTAGATTTAGTAAAAGTAGCTGCAAATGCAAAACCACCGGTATGCAAGATAATGGATTACGGTAAATACAAATATGAGATGAGCAAGAAAGAAAAGGAAGCGAGGAAAAATCAAAAGGTAATTAATATAAAAGAGATACGTATGAGTCCCAGTATAGAAACCCACGACTTTATGGTAAGGGTAAAAAGTGCCCTCAGATTTTTAGAAGATGGTAATAAAGTAAAGGTTACGATAAAGTTCAGAGGAAGGGAAATAGCACATTCGCAAATCGGGGAAGAGGTATTAAAAAGATTTGCCGAAAGTGTAAAGGAAAAAGGTGAGGTAGAAAAGCCTCCTACTATTGAAGGTAGGAATATGATTATGATGCTTGCACCAAAACAAAATACATTGGGTAAGGAGTGA
- the thrS gene encoding threonine--tRNA ligase, which produces MELIRVKVDGIEREIEKGITVFDLIKMCFPDKKKTALVAEVNGVVVDLSTKLNRDGEIKILTFEDEEGKRAYRHSTSHVLAQAVKRLYPETKLAIGPAIEDGFYYDFDRDESFSTEDFQKIEKEMKKIIEENLPIERIEVTKEDAIELLRKMGEPYKIELLENLPEDATISFYRQGEFIDLCAGPHVPSTGYIKAFKLTSLAGAYWKGDEKNKMLQRIYGTSFPDKKQLEEYIFRIEEAKKRDHRKLGKELGIFSLHEEGPGFPFFHPKGMVLWNLLIDFWRREHKKRGYQEIKTPIILNEELWKRSGHWDHYKKNMYFTTIDEQGFAIKPMNCPGGMLLYKTDVHSYKELPLKLAELGIVHRHELSGVLHGLLRVRCFTQDDAHIFMMPSQIEDEILGVIDLVDYFYKVFGFEYHVELSTRPENSMGSDELWEKATNALKGALEKKGLNYKINEGDGAFYGPKIDFHLKDSIGRTWQCGTIQLDFMMPERFDLNYIGPDGEKHRPVMIHRVVFGSIERFIGILIEHYAGAFPVWLSPVQVRVLPISEKYLEYARKVKEILDEHDIRVELDERNEKIGYKIREAQLQKIPYMIIVGEKEESSNTISVRNREKGDLGNYTIENFINEVKEKVKNKQ; this is translated from the coding sequence ATGGAATTAATTAGAGTAAAGGTCGATGGAATTGAAAGAGAAATAGAAAAGGGTATTACTGTTTTTGATTTAATTAAAATGTGTTTTCCCGACAAAAAAAAGACAGCTTTAGTGGCAGAAGTAAACGGTGTTGTGGTTGATCTAAGTACTAAATTAAATCGGGATGGAGAAATAAAAATTTTGACCTTTGAAGACGAAGAGGGGAAAAGGGCTTACAGACATTCTACTTCTCATGTGCTTGCGCAGGCGGTTAAAAGATTGTATCCAGAAACCAAGCTTGCCATTGGACCAGCTATTGAAGATGGGTTTTATTACGATTTTGACAGGGATGAAAGTTTCTCTACGGAAGACTTTCAAAAAATAGAGAAAGAAATGAAAAAAATAATTGAAGAAAACCTTCCTATTGAGAGAATTGAAGTTACAAAGGAAGATGCTATCGAGCTCCTTAGAAAAATGGGTGAGCCTTATAAGATTGAATTGCTGGAAAATTTACCTGAAGACGCGACGATTAGTTTTTACAGACAGGGAGAGTTCATTGACCTTTGTGCTGGGCCTCACGTTCCTTCTACAGGTTATATTAAGGCATTTAAACTTACAAGCTTGGCCGGTGCCTACTGGAAGGGCGATGAAAAAAACAAAATGTTGCAGAGAATTTACGGTACCTCCTTCCCTGATAAAAAACAACTGGAAGAGTATATTTTCAGAATAGAAGAAGCTAAGAAAAGGGATCACAGAAAATTGGGGAAAGAACTCGGTATATTTAGTTTGCACGAAGAAGGTCCTGGTTTTCCTTTCTTTCACCCAAAAGGAATGGTATTGTGGAACCTGTTGATAGATTTTTGGAGAAGGGAACATAAAAAACGTGGGTATCAGGAAATAAAAACACCGATAATTCTAAATGAAGAATTATGGAAGAGATCGGGGCACTGGGATCATTATAAGAAGAATATGTATTTTACTACAATTGATGAACAGGGTTTTGCTATAAAACCCATGAACTGTCCAGGAGGAATGCTTCTTTATAAAACGGATGTGCACAGTTATAAGGAACTTCCTTTAAAACTTGCTGAACTTGGAATCGTTCACCGGCATGAATTGTCCGGAGTTCTTCATGGCCTTTTAAGAGTGAGATGTTTTACTCAAGATGATGCTCATATTTTCATGATGCCTTCACAGATTGAAGATGAGATTCTGGGAGTAATTGACCTGGTAGATTATTTTTATAAGGTATTCGGCTTTGAATATCATGTGGAACTGTCTACAAGGCCGGAAAATTCAATGGGTTCCGATGAACTATGGGAGAAGGCTACGAATGCACTGAAAGGCGCTTTAGAAAAGAAGGGATTAAATTACAAAATAAATGAAGGAGATGGTGCTTTTTACGGGCCTAAAATAGATTTTCACTTAAAAGATAGCATTGGAAGAACGTGGCAATGCGGCACAATACAGCTTGATTTTATGATGCCGGAGCGCTTTGACCTGAATTATATAGGTCCTGATGGGGAAAAACACAGGCCCGTAATGATTCACCGGGTAGTCTTTGGCAGCATAGAGAGATTTATAGGTATTTTAATCGAACATTATGCAGGGGCATTTCCTGTATGGCTTTCTCCTGTGCAGGTAAGGGTTTTACCTATTAGCGAAAAATATCTTGAATATGCAAGAAAGGTAAAGGAAATTTTAGATGAACATGATATTCGCGTAGAGTTGGATGAAAGGAATGAAAAAATTGGTTACAAAATTCGTGAAGCCCAGCTTCAAAAGATTCCTTACATGATAATAGTAGGTGAAAAGGAAGAATCGAGCAACACAATTTCGGTAAGGAACAGGGAAAAAGGAGATCTTGGAAATTACACAATAGAAAACTTTATTAATGAGGTAAAAGAAAAAGTAAAAAATAAACAATAA
- a CDS encoding DUF445 domain-containing protein — translation MKFYFFLIAMPIIGGFIGWITNLLAIKLIFWPIQPINIFGIKFQGIIPKRRFEIAKNIGIALESEILSFEEFAALLTSSSLKYEILDKIKYILNDRIIDKLPLFIPKKIVSNFFNEAIDYYGMPVIEDLKNDIMNKAREEIKIGKLVEEKINSFDIIKLEELIIKLSKRELRQIEILGGLIGFFIGLLQALVSVFLKM, via the coding sequence TTGAAATTTTATTTTTTTTTAATTGCTATGCCGATTATAGGGGGGTTTATAGGCTGGATTACCAATCTACTTGCCATAAAGTTAATATTTTGGCCTATCCAACCGATAAATATTTTTGGGATTAAATTTCAAGGAATTATTCCCAAAAGACGATTTGAAATAGCTAAAAATATCGGAATTGCTTTAGAGAGCGAAATTTTATCCTTTGAAGAATTTGCTGCCCTGCTAACCAGCAGCTCTTTAAAATATGAAATTTTAGATAAGATAAAATATATTCTTAATGACCGAATTATAGACAAACTACCTTTATTTATACCAAAAAAAATAGTTTCGAATTTTTTTAATGAAGCTATTGATTATTATGGTATGCCCGTAATAGAAGATTTAAAAAATGACATAATGAACAAAGCGAGAGAAGAAATAAAAATAGGCAAGCTTGTAGAAGAAAAAATAAATTCCTTTGATATCATAAAGTTGGAAGAATTGATAATAAAACTTTCAAAGAGAGAGTTAAGGCAGATAGAAATTTTAGGAGGATTGATAGGTTTTTTTATAGGCCTTCTTCAAGCGCTGGTATCGGTATTTTTAAAGATGTAA
- the ytxC gene encoding putative sporulation protein YtxC translates to MKCFSIGTFHDIYFFEKEIRNLIDELKKNKINTFLIKEEKEPLSFYKLYYELNGDEGKILLKNKLSETISRIIINFWEPRVICGILDKIHFYLKPEDRARTYEIALKILSESKEPALVIPNYNERKEKIKQKVKEYIEENEIFIIEGFINFRLKSYIDIIEEAVDKAVDELLIEKEYKDFMALLKFFVKNLEPKKEVVNLFFKGREVLLLDGELKDIKDNEIEDLLNKNGSLSKDDILISLLINLAPKKIVIHGEILDSKRDVYDAVLNIFEERVTICEDCILCSKVKPKK, encoded by the coding sequence GTGAAATGTTTCTCCATAGGAACATTTCATGATATATATTTTTTTGAAAAAGAAATTAGAAACCTTATTGATGAATTGAAAAAAAATAAAATAAATACTTTCCTAATTAAAGAAGAGAAGGAACCGCTTAGTTTTTATAAATTATATTACGAGTTAAACGGTGATGAAGGTAAAATATTATTAAAGAATAAGTTATCAGAAACTATTAGCAGAATAATAATAAATTTTTGGGAACCGAGAGTAATTTGCGGGATATTGGATAAAATACATTTTTACTTAAAACCGGAAGACAGGGCAAGAACTTATGAAATAGCCTTAAAAATATTGTCCGAAAGTAAAGAACCGGCTCTTGTAATTCCGAATTATAATGAAAGAAAAGAAAAAATTAAACAAAAGGTTAAAGAATATATAGAAGAAAATGAAATTTTTATTATAGAAGGGTTTATTAACTTTAGGTTAAAAAGTTATATAGATATAATTGAAGAAGCTGTAGATAAGGCCGTCGATGAGCTTTTAATAGAAAAGGAATACAAAGACTTCATGGCTCTGTTAAAATTTTTTGTAAAAAATTTGGAACCTAAAAAAGAAGTGGTTAATTTATTTTTTAAGGGAAGGGAAGTTCTACTTCTTGATGGGGAATTAAAAGATATTAAGGATAATGAGATAGAAGATTTATTAAATAAAAATGGATCGTTGAGTAAGGACGATATTTTGATAAGCTTGTTAATAAATCTCGCTCCCAAAAAGATAGTCATTCACGGAGAGATACTGGATTCGAAAAGGGATGTTTACGATGCTGTTTTAAATATTTTTGAAGAAAGGGTTACTATTTGCGAAGATTGCATTCTCTGCAGTAAGGTGAAACCAAAAAAATAG
- a CDS encoding LysM peptidoglycan-binding domain-containing protein — MIIYIVQPGDSLNLIASRFGVSVKDILRHNWVRDDLTIYPGQFLFIPRNGHDDYDEHHPFTMMNPVIRHEAFYEVQPGDTLSRIAALFDTTVEAIVQANNLRGPEETIYPGQVLRIPIIEFK, encoded by the coding sequence ATGATAATTTATATTGTGCAACCCGGAGATTCGCTTAATTTAATAGCTTCACGGTTTGGAGTATCGGTTAAAGACATATTAAGACATAACTGGGTACGCGATGACCTCACAATTTACCCCGGTCAATTTCTTTTTATTCCGAGAAATGGCCATGATGATTATGACGAACATCATCCATTTACAATGATGAATCCTGTTATAAGGCATGAAGCTTTTTATGAAGTTCAACCGGGTGATACCTTGAGCCGCATTGCAGCATTATTCGATACTACGGTAGAGGCGATTGTACAGGCAAATAACCTCAGGGGCCCTGAGGAAACCATATATCCGGGTCAGGTCCTTAGAATACCAATAATTGAATTTAAATAA
- a CDS encoding alpha/beta-type small acid-soluble spore protein gives MGRKKPVNPKSKDELESLKEEVAKELHLDDDIKKRGYENMTTREVGKIGGHMVKKMINLAEEEMDRKDGKIDLKKEEKE, from the coding sequence ATGGGAAGAAAAAAACCGGTTAACCCAAAATCTAAGGATGAACTGGAAAGTTTAAAGGAGGAAGTTGCAAAAGAGCTTCATTTGGATGATGATATAAAAAAGAGGGGATACGAAAATATGACTACAAGAGAGGTAGGTAAAATTGGTGGACATATGGTTAAAAAGATGATAAATCTTGCAGAAGAAGAAATGGATAGAAAGGATGGAAAAATAGATTTAAAAAAGGAAGAAAAAGAGTAA
- the hisC gene encoding histidinol-phosphate transaminase — translation MTTGYLRKDLYGIEPFFEERPDFMIKLNANESYFDVPDDLKDEIFNEVKNKPFNLYNDPNSDELRKLLSEYCGLEKEQIFVGNGADEIIADINFAFAGPESKVYIFAPTFPSYEVFAKISGAEVINIPLVKIKDKEFYRFDIDLNEYYYRLKKDSMGNKNKVLFICSPNNPTGDYFNEEAVKEIIESFDGIICIDEAYFEFGGKTYRDMIFEHENLIIIRTMSKIFSIAGLRIGYAMGNKEIIRELFRVKLPFNVNLFSQTAASLIIKNRERFLNNTREIIKERDRMIEELMNIKNIRIFTTSTNFILLESNIEAKKVFEELFKRGILVRIYNSEALKFSFRVSVGKRVENNKFIKALKEILEEANA, via the coding sequence TTGACCACCGGATACCTGAGAAAGGATTTATATGGGATAGAACCCTTTTTTGAAGAAAGACCCGATTTTATGATAAAATTAAATGCCAACGAATCATATTTTGATGTGCCGGATGATTTGAAGGATGAAATTTTCAACGAAGTAAAAAATAAACCCTTTAATTTATACAATGATCCGAATTCTGATGAGTTAAGAAAGTTATTATCTGAATACTGCGGCTTAGAAAAAGAGCAAATATTTGTAGGAAATGGGGCTGATGAAATAATAGCAGATATCAATTTTGCCTTTGCCGGACCGGAAAGTAAAGTTTATATTTTTGCACCTACCTTTCCCAGCTATGAGGTTTTTGCAAAAATTTCGGGGGCAGAGGTTATTAATATTCCACTGGTAAAAATAAAAGACAAAGAATTTTATAGATTCGATATAGATTTAAATGAATATTATTATAGATTAAAAAAAGATTCCATGGGGAACAAAAACAAAGTACTATTTATTTGTTCTCCAAACAACCCTACGGGTGACTATTTTAATGAAGAGGCAGTAAAAGAAATAATTGAAAGCTTTGATGGGATAATCTGCATTGATGAAGCGTATTTTGAATTTGGTGGTAAAACGTACCGAGATATGATCTTTGAACATGAAAATCTGATTATAATAAGAACCATGTCAAAAATTTTTTCCATAGCCGGCTTAAGAATAGGATATGCGATGGGAAACAAAGAAATAATTAGAGAACTTTTTAGGGTCAAACTTCCGTTCAATGTAAACCTTTTTTCACAGACTGCTGCTTCATTGATAATAAAAAACAGGGAAAGATTTTTAAATAATACTCGTGAAATAATTAAAGAGAGGGACAGAATGATAGAGGAATTGATGAACATAAAGAATATCAGGATATTTACTACTTCTACAAATTTTATTTTATTAGAATCAAATATCGAAGCAAAGAAAGTTTTTGAGGAACTTTTTAAAAGGGGAATATTGGTGAGGATTTATAACAGTGAAGCATTAAAATTTTCATTTAGGGTTTCGGTGGGGAAAAGAGTAGAAAATAATAAATTTATTAAAGCTCTCAAGGAGATATTAGAAGAAGCCAATGCATAA
- a CDS encoding NifU family protein, which translates to MKEKVQEVLNKIRPSLQADGGDVELVDVDEKEGIVKVRLTGSCFGCPFSTMTLKNGIEQILKEEIPQVKEVKAV; encoded by the coding sequence TTGAAAGAAAAAGTTCAAGAAGTATTAAATAAGATTCGTCCATCTCTGCAAGCAGACGGCGGAGATGTAGAACTTGTGGATGTGGATGAAAAAGAAGGAATAGTAAAGGTAAGATTAACGGGTAGCTGTTTTGGTTGTCCTTTTTCAACAATGACTTTGAAAAATGGAATCGAACAAATCTTAAAGGAAGAAATTCCTCAGGTAAAAGAAGTGAAAGCAGTATAA
- the cobC gene encoding alpha-ribazole phosphatase, with translation MPRIFLIRHGETLWNKETRYQGQLDIPLSKEGEQQAWKLANVFREEKIEAIYSSDLTRAINTAKIINKFHNKKVAITPLLRELCFGKWEGKTYEELMKEEKDEYTKWLDNPFCLQPPGGESLSELINRVDYILSEMARSHKGNKNILVVTHGGPIKAVISAILGINTEAFFKIKIGNASITEIVVEEDGDIKKNAFIVKINDTCHLK, from the coding sequence ATGCCGAGAATTTTTCTTATTAGACATGGAGAAACCTTATGGAACAAAGAAACCCGATATCAGGGGCAGTTAGATATTCCTCTTAGTAAAGAAGGGGAGCAACAGGCCTGGAAATTAGCTAATGTATTTCGAGAGGAAAAAATTGAAGCAATTTATTCCAGTGATCTTACAAGAGCTATAAATACAGCAAAAATAATAAATAAATTTCACAATAAAAAAGTAGCGATAACCCCTCTTTTAAGGGAATTATGTTTTGGAAAATGGGAAGGCAAAACCTATGAAGAGCTTATGAAGGAAGAAAAAGACGAATATACTAAATGGCTTGATAATCCTTTTTGTTTACAACCACCCGGAGGAGAAAGCCTTTCAGAGTTAATAAATAGGGTGGATTATATACTTTCGGAAATGGCAAGATCCCACAAGGGAAATAAAAATATCCTTGTGGTGACCCACGGAGGCCCAATTAAAGCAGTGATATCCGCTATACTTGGGATAAATACCGAAGCCTTTTTTAAAATAAAAATAGGAAATGCTTCTATTACGGAGATTGTGGTAGAAGAAGATGGAGATATTAAAAAGAATGCTTTTATTGTGAAAATAAATGATACATGCCATTTAAAATAG
- the cobS gene encoding adenosylcobinamide-GDP ribazoletransferase, whose amino-acid sequence MSLYAALLFLTRFPQFLKKPITEKDLQRSVCFFPLIGAFIGVILYIIFFALKGLLEESFLCALILTAETVITGGIHLDGLADTSDGIFSGKERDKKLEIMKDSRIGAFGVIAIVLDFLLKFSGILSILKENPLLLIIVPVAGRWLISYGIVFFPYLREKGLGKAFNCGKDRIRFFISSFICVIICGIILKVKVFYFLTTLIFSGLIFSFYIMKELKGMTGDTYGALNEVGEIFSLLILMLLYK is encoded by the coding sequence TTGTCTTTATATGCAGCTCTTTTGTTTTTAACCCGATTTCCTCAATTTTTAAAAAAGCCAATCACCGAAAAAGATTTACAGCGATCGGTGTGTTTTTTCCCTTTAATCGGTGCATTTATTGGAGTTATTTTATATATAATTTTTTTTGCATTAAAAGGCTTACTGGAAGAATCTTTCCTTTGTGCGTTAATTTTAACTGCAGAAACCGTCATTACGGGCGGTATCCATCTGGATGGGCTTGCGGATACTTCTGATGGTATATTCAGTGGAAAGGAAAGGGACAAAAAGCTGGAAATAATGAAAGATAGCCGAATCGGTGCTTTTGGGGTAATTGCAATAGTTTTAGATTTTCTTTTAAAGTTTTCGGGTATTTTGTCTATTTTAAAAGAAAATCCCCTTTTATTAATAATTGTACCGGTTGCCGGAAGATGGCTTATTAGTTATGGTATCGTTTTCTTTCCCTATTTAAGGGAAAAAGGCCTGGGCAAGGCTTTCAATTGCGGAAAAGACAGGATAAGATTTTTTATATCTTCATTTATATGTGTTATTATATGCGGTATAATTTTGAAAGTGAAAGTATTTTACTTTTTAACGACATTAATTTTTTCGGGTCTTATATTTAGTTTTTACATAATGAAAGAATTAAAAGGAATGACCGGTGATACTTATGGAGCTTTGAACGAGGTTGGAGAAATATTTTCTTTATTAATTTTAATGCTGTTATATAAATAA
- the cobU gene encoding bifunctional adenosylcobinamide kinase/adenosylcobinamide-phosphate guanylyltransferase codes for MIIFITGGARSGKSSFAEKLARETDGRVIYIATAEAKDEEMEKRIENHKKRRPENWITIEEPLYVSKVLEKIKKENYIDDVKFVLLDCIALYTSNWILKDFSENIFLQERIRGEFLKELEEMLKNARKLNAKFIIVSNEVGLGIVPEYPLARFYRDLLGEANQRIAEASEEVYFMVSGIPLKIK; via the coding sequence ATGATAATTTTTATCACCGGAGGGGCAAGAAGCGGGAAAAGCTCTTTTGCGGAAAAATTGGCAAGAGAAACTGACGGCAGGGTAATTTATATTGCTACCGCTGAAGCAAAGGATGAAGAAATGGAGAAAAGAATAGAGAATCATAAAAAAAGAAGACCCGAAAACTGGATAACCATTGAAGAACCACTTTACGTTTCTAAGGTGTTGGAAAAAATCAAAAAAGAAAATTATATTGACGATGTAAAATTCGTACTATTAGACTGTATTGCCCTTTATACTTCAAACTGGATTTTAAAGGATTTTTCTGAAAATATATTTTTACAGGAAAGAATCCGGGGAGAATTTTTGAAAGAATTAGAAGAAATGCTTAAAAACGCGAGAAAGTTGAATGCCAAGTTTATTATAGTCTCAAATGAAGTAGGTTTAGGGATTGTTCCCGAATACCCATTAGCAAGATTTTACAGAGACCTTCTGGGTGAAGCCAATCAAAGAATTGCTGAAGCTTCGGAAGAAGTTTATTTTATGGTTTCGGGTATTCCTTTAAAGATTAAATAG
- a CDS encoding FecCD family ABC transporter permease → MFRKITKRYIYFLLILLIFLGSVISISIGAFYIPAKKIPLILLSLFTKREYDLTFAEKVIILNFRLPRIILSFIVGAELSCAGVIYQGMFRNPLTDPYVIGASSGASLGASVAILYFQGMNFIGMNATPFFSFLGALFAVFLVWSIARIGGKTLSFSILLSGIAVSSFLSAIVSFLMYASGEKLKNIYFWHLGSFSYQGWKEVIINLPYGITGFLAGLFILRGLNVLQLGEETAFFTGVDVELLKKLCLISASLLTASAVAFCGIIGFVGLIIPHISRLIIGPDHRNLYVFSALFGGLYLMVMDTLARVIIAPSEMPVGIITALVGGPFFLYLLIKNRKIDFS, encoded by the coding sequence TATCTATTTTCTATTAATATTATTAATTTTCCTGGGAAGCGTAATATCCATAAGTATAGGTGCCTTTTATATACCGGCAAAAAAGATACCCCTGATCCTGTTATCCTTATTTACTAAAAGAGAATATGACTTAACTTTTGCGGAAAAAGTTATAATTCTTAATTTCAGGCTTCCCAGGATAATACTTTCTTTTATTGTGGGGGCTGAACTTTCCTGTGCAGGAGTAATTTATCAGGGAATGTTCAGGAATCCTTTAACCGATCCTTACGTTATTGGGGCGTCGTCGGGAGCATCCTTAGGAGCTTCGGTAGCTATATTGTATTTTCAAGGTATGAATTTTATTGGAATGAACGCGACCCCTTTTTTTTCTTTTCTTGGCGCTCTTTTTGCAGTATTTCTCGTATGGTCTATAGCACGAATTGGTGGGAAAACCCTTTCATTTTCAATTTTGCTTTCGGGAATAGCTGTTAGCAGTTTTCTTTCAGCTATTGTGTCGTTTCTCATGTACGCTTCAGGAGAAAAATTAAAAAACATTTATTTCTGGCATCTGGGCAGCTTTTCTTATCAGGGATGGAAGGAAGTGATTATTAACCTTCCTTATGGAATAACAGGATTTTTAGCGGGTTTATTTATTTTAAGAGGACTGAACGTCTTGCAACTGGGCGAAGAAACTGCTTTTTTCACCGGGGTGGACGTGGAATTATTAAAAAAACTATGTTTGATTTCAGCTTCTCTACTTACCGCTTCTGCAGTTGCTTTTTGTGGTATAATTGGGTTTGTGGGTCTCATTATACCCCATATTTCAAGACTAATAATAGGCCCAGACCATAGAAATCTATACGTTTTTTCTGCTTTATTTGGTGGACTTTACCTTATGGTGATGGATACCCTTGCAAGAGTGATTATAGCCCCATCTGAAATGCCCGTAGGTATAATCACAGCTTTAGTGGGTGGGCCTTTCTTTCTATATCTATTGATAAAAAATAGGAAAATAGATTTTTCATAA